TGTAGGGAGTGAAGAAGGCtccccgggaaaacgccaagagcaagtatcGAACGGGAATCCCTCGCGATTTGGCCCATATAACCCAGAGGTGGATGGGGCCAAGGGAGGTGGAGATTTGtcatgacagacggacggatggaggGATTGACGGGcggatggacggatggacggatggacggacagcagGCTCTTAATAATAGGGTCTCGTTGTCAGCCTTCGGGTAAGGACCTCTAAAAATTACTTGCATTTTGCCCATTCGTGAATAGCAAGAATGCAAAATTGCATAAATATTCCGTATTATTCTGTAAAAGTCGTATTTCGCAATGACGATGTTCGTGTACAAGTCATAGTCTCACTTTTTAACTGTCGTGCAATTTCtgcaatttatattttaccCCTTTGAAACTCCTACTAATAAAATTGGTTTGCACCATGCATTTGCATTGGTTGCCTGAAAgagattcatttatttatttaaaacttacatttacttaattatggttaaacaaaattaataaaaatctatcatGATATCAGATTAATGGATAGGTTCTGGCTGCTGGGTGACGAGTAGACCAAATCGTTTATTGATAGTTATCCTTTGTCTGGAATATTTATCTTCTGGGGAGAAGCGTGCTGGATGGGCTGATAGTGTAGGTTTCCCATTCGGCTCTATCGTCGCTAGCGTGTATTGTCTGTCAccgtttttattcaaataataccttaaatacattttaaaggTTTCTTCTATATCTTcagttttttataacaatagttcagttttttataataatagttgtTAGATTGTTAACGCTTCTTGTaagttgactagcttatgcccgcggcttcgcccgcgtagcctacgggaaacaaatggcatttttttttcagaaacaaatattataacatcaggacacgcactctgaacagcaccgaataacacctataaccttccaacccccatttcactcctttaggggatggattttctcatagtcgtttcttagctgacacctaacctcaagaaaaaacctactttccaaatttcaagtcaattataatatcaataattaaaactttcccatacaaacttacatcccctattttaccacccttatgggcgaattttccaaaaatcctgaaacacgtatttcttcatttgtgaccgaaaacccaaataccaattttcatgcaaataacttgaaaaatgaccgactttcatagaaagaaagaaagaaaacttttatttcatacaaacttccatcccccatttaacccacttaggggtggaatttctaaaaattctttcttagtggatacctactctgtacaaagaatagaccctccaaatttcatgtctttagaaccagcggtttaggctgtgcgttgatttcacatacaaacttacatcccctattttaccacccttatgggcaaattttccaaaaatcctgaaacacttcttcatttgtgaccgtaaacccaaataccaattttcttgcaaataacttgaaaaatgaccgactttcatacaaacttccatcccccatttaacccccttaggggtggaatttcgaaaaatcctttcttagtggatacctactcttcacaaagaatagacctaccaaatttcatgtctttaggaccaacggtttaggctgtgcgtgcGTGTTTAGGTGTggtctatgtcagtcagtcaggactttgaattttatatatatagatagtgCGTTCACATCCTATCGTAACTATCATGTAGATTATGCCTTAAATTAGTCTATAGTTGGCTTATAGTATATTATAAGAACTGTCAAAAATAAACCGTTACACACTCCGCTGAAGAATACGTTCGTTTCATTGTTCCTTCTCCTTACCTGaaatt
This genomic stretch from Maniola hyperantus chromosome 2, iAphHyp1.2, whole genome shotgun sequence harbors:
- the LOC117991082 gene encoding H/ACA ribonucleoprotein complex subunit 3-like, which translates into the protein MYLRYYLNKNGDRQYTLATIEPNGKPTLSAHPARFSPEDKYSRQRITINKRFGLLVTQQPEPIH